A region from the Bacillota bacterium genome encodes:
- the cas4 gene encoding CRISPR-associated protein Cas4 yields the protein MYDEEDLIPISALSQLYYCPRRAGLTLVEQQWSENVYTAEGAVLHERVHAGGNETRVDVRIHRGIRVRSLRLGLAGAVDCLELRLLGPDEEGGIAVDGAAGRWAPVPIEYKHGTTRDEKEYEIQLCAQAMCLEEMLSVPIGEGYLYYGESKRRLAVALNGGLRREVEEGALLLHEMLESGRTPPPQFSAKCRNCSLVNLCAPRLSALNAGRYLSGVLEETIGGSA from the coding sequence ATGTACGACGAAGAAGACCTTATACCGATCTCGGCGTTGTCGCAACTCTACTACTGTCCGAGGCGGGCCGGGTTGACGCTGGTTGAGCAGCAGTGGAGCGAAAACGTCTACACCGCCGAAGGTGCTGTTCTGCACGAGCGGGTACATGCGGGAGGCAACGAAACCAGAGTCGACGTTCGAATCCACCGCGGAATCCGTGTGCGTTCACTGCGGCTTGGGCTTGCAGGTGCGGTAGATTGCCTCGAGCTGAGGCTTCTCGGCCCTGATGAAGAGGGCGGCATTGCCGTGGACGGTGCGGCAGGACGGTGGGCTCCAGTCCCAATAGAGTACAAACATGGAACTACCCGGGACGAGAAAGAGTACGAAATCCAGCTGTGCGCGCAGGCCATGTGTCTCGAGGAGATGTTGAGCGTTCCGATAGGCGAGGGCTACCTCTACTACGGAGAATCCAAGCGCCGGCTCGCGGTAGCCCTCAACGGAGGATTGAGGCGAGAAGTAGAGGAAGGGGCGTTGCTCCTTCACGAAATGCTGGAGTCGGGCAGAACGCCCCCTCCCCAATTCAGCGCCAAGTGCCGCAACTGTTCTCTGGTGAATCTGTGCGCGCCTCGGCTATCGGCACTCAACGCCGGACGCTACTTGAGTGGTGTCTTGGAAGAGACGATAGGAGGTTCAGCTTGA
- the cas7c gene encoding type I-C CRISPR-associated protein Cas7/Csd2 — MSETIRNRYEFLYFFQCVNGNPNGDPDSGNAPRIDPQDMHGLVSDVAIKRRIRNYVQIARGNCPPYAIFIQQSTNLNKPIAKAHEETGGIQEKTTVDKVHAAQKWICANFFDVRTFGAVLSTGANAGQVRGPVQLTFSRSVGPILPLDVSITRMAVTDSPKGVTSSADYERWEKEQPEDKLRTMGRKALIPYGLYVGQGFISAHLAAETGFTESDLALFWDALVGMFEHDRSSSKGMMSVLDPVIIYRHVGTDSDPAQRQRQAILGCAPAHKLFELVSVKPATDVVAPRSNSDYRLAVKASAVPRGVEIGYGVAEGGKASVHWGEPPAGLSWLSVD; from the coding sequence ATGAGTGAGACGATAAGGAATCGTTATGAATTCCTGTACTTCTTTCAGTGCGTGAACGGCAACCCCAATGGCGACCCGGACTCCGGAAACGCTCCCCGGATTGACCCGCAGGACATGCACGGTCTGGTATCGGACGTCGCAATCAAGCGACGCATACGGAACTACGTTCAGATTGCCCGGGGCAACTGCCCACCGTACGCCATATTCATCCAGCAGTCCACAAATCTGAATAAGCCCATTGCCAAAGCGCATGAGGAGACTGGCGGCATCCAGGAAAAGACCACGGTTGACAAGGTTCACGCGGCTCAGAAATGGATCTGTGCCAACTTCTTCGACGTAAGAACCTTCGGAGCTGTGCTCTCAACAGGCGCCAACGCAGGCCAGGTTCGAGGTCCCGTGCAGCTGACTTTCTCTAGGTCGGTTGGTCCGATACTCCCCTTGGACGTCTCCATCACTCGCATGGCGGTCACGGATAGCCCTAAAGGCGTTACGAGCAGTGCGGACTATGAGAGATGGGAGAAGGAGCAGCCCGAGGACAAACTCCGCACCATGGGCCGCAAAGCCCTCATCCCTTATGGTCTGTACGTCGGTCAAGGTTTCATCAGTGCTCATCTCGCGGCAGAGACGGGCTTCACCGAAAGCGACCTTGCCCTATTCTGGGACGCGCTGGTTGGCATGTTCGAGCATGACCGCTCGTCCAGCAAGGGCATGATGTCCGTATTGGACCCAGTAATCATCTACCGACATGTGGGTACTGACAGCGATCCCGCTCAGCGTCAGCGACAGGCCATACTCGGCTGCGCCCCGGCCCACAAGCTGTTCGAACTGGTGTCTGTGAAGCCTGCCACGGACGTTGTCGCTCCACGAAGCAACAGCGACTACAGGCTTGCCGTCAAGGCGAGCGCTGTCCCGAGAGGCGTCGAAATCGGCTACGGCGTGGCCGAGGGAGGCAAGGCCAGCGTTCATTGGGGCGAACCCCCTGCCGGACTAAGCTGGCTCAGTGTAGACTAG